One stretch of Leadbetterella byssophila DSM 17132 DNA includes these proteins:
- the gcvT gene encoding glycine cleavage system aminomethyltransferase GcvT, with amino-acid sequence MQKITLSDFHESIGGKMVDFAGFYMPVRYSSDKEEHLAVRNSVGVFDVSHMGEFLLKGKGALDLIQKVTSNDASTLFDGKIQYSYLPNETGGVVDDLLVYRVSEEEYLLVVNAGNIKKDWDWISKYNTEGVEMTDLSPETSLFAVQGPNAVKTLQKLTDIDLSTISYYTFVKGKFAGHEDILISATGYTGAGGFEIYLPNAIAEEVWKKIFEAGAEFDIKPIGLGARDTLRLEMGYCLYGNDITDETSPLEAGLGWVTKFTKEFTNSAALKAEKEAGLKRKLVAIEIIDKGIPRSHYEICTADGEKIGEVTSGTMSPSLNKGIALGYVSAAYSKVGTEVYIKIREKLTAAKVVKLPFVGQNV; translated from the coding sequence ATGCAAAAAATAACTTTGAGTGACTTTCACGAGTCTATCGGTGGAAAGATGGTTGATTTCGCCGGCTTTTACATGCCTGTACGTTATTCTTCTGATAAGGAAGAGCATTTAGCAGTAAGAAACAGTGTGGGTGTTTTTGATGTATCTCACATGGGTGAGTTTCTTTTGAAAGGAAAGGGCGCTTTAGACTTGATTCAGAAGGTTACTTCGAATGACGCTTCTACTCTTTTTGACGGGAAAATTCAGTATAGCTACTTACCGAATGAGACCGGTGGGGTGGTAGATGATTTATTGGTTTATCGTGTTTCAGAGGAGGAGTATTTGCTAGTAGTGAATGCAGGGAATATCAAGAAGGATTGGGATTGGATCAGCAAGTATAATACGGAAGGGGTGGAGATGACAGATCTTTCACCGGAAACCAGTTTGTTTGCTGTTCAAGGGCCAAATGCGGTGAAGACGCTTCAGAAATTGACGGATATTGATCTTTCTACGATCTCTTATTACACTTTTGTTAAAGGCAAGTTTGCAGGACATGAAGATATCCTGATTTCTGCTACGGGTTATACTGGTGCGGGAGGATTCGAGATTTATCTGCCTAATGCAATAGCTGAGGAAGTATGGAAGAAGATTTTTGAGGCAGGTGCAGAGTTTGATATCAAGCCAATAGGCTTAGGTGCCAGAGATACATTGCGTTTGGAAATGGGATATTGTCTCTACGGAAATGATATTACAGATGAAACCTCTCCATTAGAAGCAGGTTTAGGCTGGGTGACGAAATTCACAAAAGAGTTCACAAACAGTGCTGCTTTAAAAGCGGAGAAAGAAGCGGGATTGAAACGTAAGTTAGTTGCGATAGAAATCATTGACAAAGGTATTCCAAGAAGTCATTATGAAATCTGTACGGCGGATGGGGAGAAGATAGGAGAGGTCACTTCCGGAACCATGTCACCTTCTTTGAATAAGGGGATAGCCTTAGGATATGTAAGTGCGGCTTACAGCAAGGTAGGTACGGAAGTATATATCAAGATTAGAGAGAAATTGACGGCTGCGAAGGTGGTGAAATTGCCTTTTGTAGGGCAAAACGTATAA
- a CDS encoding alpha-2-macroglobulin family protein: MSIAQNLDSLWKPIEKNIEAEKYQSASKDLEAFIPLARKQNHIPYLGKALFYQAQVHLNNTETTFPDFLHSFKKETDAQTGVNHLVFKMLLAKLYNSFQMHNNISTLETEEDTQLWSREQLQENIQKITTEVLAQKGLLITEPSQKWEMLLEQNNKPLLLKVQTTLWEIVVVEAAKLLKKPELLTELILEKQAKGDTDAYVFFKNYSLQNHQLAEINELTKIESRFKYDIYRRLAHLYYSREDNPKKALEYISEFPDDPFMINLTKNIKNQDFQINAEEFVSPNLAIPLQISHKNIKQLQVRVFAFPQSPADHPLQNLLQNKSTFVEKLTSSYKLVDQYSIVLKSFDDYKHHRTIAAGKPLKNGSYLLLFSSDSDFKENIEYLLLQVSNYHLFNDGNIRAVNRETGKPLAKKSIEIYSLKNNKLKKISTVQTDKDGLAKYDLQHHHYLKLPDESVYYKNRNYNYTESSVKEVDYYKVFTDRSIYRPGQLVHFKIIGYRQKDTQVDLLKKTKIKVSLFDSNRQLASEQHFTTNDWGSTNGTFSLPTGGNTGHYSIAVNGYTQQSIRVEEYKRPKFQVNIHIPQQVIAFGRDVKIEGAAESYAGATLFQAKGEYTIYRQNYHPFWRRGAVDENVPVASGNFTTNDQGKFDFSFQPKGDSLSTYRYKVEVRITDQNGETQSSSEYFNVSAKKIFFSATAPTPSTIRITGVNIQGDSLPFKAHVEIYSLKAPSRPLRNSPLSMDYALYDKSSFVKLFPHEPYLDELLPSKWEQEKRLVEKDINDNTTISLPASFKGGYVRVKIQSPGEPEHIENIYLEGTDLSLLDVKKNKEVYRKGEVAKLNFNSSADDMVLYIRIESGEKRIEEKTLALKNGKATLQFPIQYDLDYHVHYSYTKYNTSASASLRLPTAEKKIEILRSTYRNKIRPGDKETWTITLKGQNIEGLSAMYDASLDALYNHQWPSSGFNPYIAIKHRYSAINYLHGMTYTEPLLRIDLPDTYYLNTEPLTFHISRALLEWAAPRNRYKLFGVVNAQAKMDAAPVALAEEALMDPEEAIETPYIRKNLNETAFFYPTLQADKDRNLQISFTAPESLTEWKWMSYLHSPDLNWAYMEERIKTQKELMVTPNFPRFLRNGDHLRLSAKIDNLSAESLRGEAKILVKDPITEKLVFSLKPLPFQLESNKSTDVAWEFEVPKGIEALNISIIAATSTFSDGEETTLPVLSQKILVTEALSLSVREGDSKSLNFDKLPKIKPYKLTFELHANPLWNAIFALPYLLEYPYDCAEQVFSKLFANRISQVLLTSHPRIKTVFDLWNKNALSPLQTNEELKNILLEETPWLRDGKNEVEQQKRIALLFDLNRMSQEQNVALSKLKDLQLSSGGFPWFAGGKANFYISSHILSGLGSLKKYEAELTGTEQIIKSLIKYLDREMETEDHYLKAHYFYARSFFAKEYPLSSKLDSIKTKFYSDLKINELSLQGQVLVALAQARWGEVKTAKGILELLKEQAVNHEESGMYWKKNQGGWFWYQAPIETQALLIEAFDEILDDQHAVEAMKVWLIKSKRAQQWPSTKSTTLAVKALLMHGKSLIGTESGVLAQIGEEKFDGASTTAGYLKKTWNADEIKSEMSTLKLEKSSAGIAWANAYWQYFEDRDKVSAAANGVSIKKGIYLKDKGTNVLKEITQSSPIKVGDQVIIRLILEVGQDMEFVHIKDYRAAGFEPVNVLSSYKYQNGIYYYESTRDVATHFFADYIKKGKYVFEYELNANNAGSYSNGIAQLQNMYAPEFSAHSEGTRVLIRF; the protein is encoded by the coding sequence ATGTCCATCGCACAAAATCTGGATTCCCTATGGAAACCCATTGAAAAAAACATAGAAGCTGAAAAATACCAATCGGCGAGTAAAGATCTGGAAGCCTTTATCCCTTTGGCTAGAAAACAAAATCATATCCCATACCTCGGGAAAGCCCTTTTCTATCAGGCACAAGTGCACTTAAACAACACAGAAACCACTTTCCCAGATTTCCTCCATTCCTTTAAAAAAGAAACAGATGCACAAACTGGCGTTAACCACCTAGTCTTTAAAATGCTCTTAGCCAAGTTGTATAATTCTTTCCAAATGCACAACAATATCAGCACCCTGGAGACCGAAGAGGACACCCAACTGTGGTCCAGGGAACAGTTACAGGAGAATATCCAAAAGATCACTACTGAAGTACTGGCACAGAAAGGTCTTCTTATAACTGAGCCTTCCCAAAAATGGGAAATGCTTTTGGAACAAAACAATAAACCCCTACTCCTGAAAGTTCAAACCACACTTTGGGAAATTGTAGTTGTAGAAGCAGCCAAATTACTCAAGAAGCCGGAACTGCTAACAGAGCTTATCCTAGAAAAACAAGCCAAAGGCGATACGGATGCCTATGTGTTCTTTAAGAACTATAGTCTGCAAAATCATCAATTAGCAGAAATCAATGAATTAACCAAAATAGAAAGCAGATTCAAATATGACATCTATAGACGTTTAGCCCATCTCTACTACTCACGAGAAGATAATCCTAAGAAAGCTTTGGAATACATCTCCGAGTTTCCTGATGACCCCTTTATGATTAACCTGACAAAGAACATCAAAAACCAAGATTTCCAAATCAACGCCGAAGAATTCGTATCACCGAACTTAGCTATACCCCTGCAGATTTCACATAAAAACATCAAGCAACTCCAAGTCAGAGTTTTTGCATTCCCACAATCCCCCGCAGATCATCCATTACAGAACCTGCTTCAGAACAAAAGTACTTTTGTAGAAAAATTAACATCAAGTTATAAACTAGTAGATCAATACTCCATCGTACTAAAATCCTTTGACGATTACAAACATCACCGGACCATTGCCGCTGGAAAACCTCTTAAAAACGGTTCCTACCTGCTCCTCTTCAGCTCCGATTCCGATTTTAAAGAGAATATAGAATACTTACTCCTCCAAGTTTCTAACTACCATCTCTTTAATGACGGAAACATTAGAGCCGTAAATAGAGAGACCGGAAAACCTTTGGCAAAAAAAAGCATAGAGATCTATTCTCTTAAAAACAATAAACTGAAGAAAATAAGTACGGTTCAGACAGATAAAGATGGTCTAGCAAAGTATGACCTACAGCACCATCACTACCTCAAACTGCCGGACGAATCCGTTTACTACAAGAACAGAAATTATAATTACACGGAAAGCAGCGTAAAAGAAGTTGATTATTACAAAGTATTCACAGACAGGTCCATTTATAGGCCGGGACAGCTTGTTCACTTTAAGATCATAGGCTATCGCCAAAAGGATACTCAGGTAGACCTTTTGAAAAAGACAAAAATCAAAGTAAGTCTTTTTGATAGTAATAGGCAACTGGCCTCTGAGCAGCATTTCACCACAAACGACTGGGGAAGTACAAACGGCACCTTTTCCCTTCCTACCGGAGGAAATACAGGACATTATTCTATAGCGGTGAATGGGTACACCCAACAATCCATTAGAGTTGAGGAATACAAAAGGCCAAAATTTCAGGTGAATATCCATATTCCTCAGCAGGTCATCGCATTTGGGAGAGATGTAAAAATCGAAGGTGCCGCTGAATCCTATGCAGGGGCAACTTTATTTCAAGCCAAAGGAGAATATACCATCTACCGCCAAAATTATCATCCCTTCTGGAGAAGAGGTGCGGTAGATGAAAATGTACCTGTGGCATCCGGTAACTTTACTACAAATGACCAAGGTAAATTTGATTTCTCTTTCCAGCCCAAAGGTGATTCGCTCAGCACCTATAGATATAAAGTAGAAGTTAGGATTACAGACCAAAATGGAGAGACCCAATCCTCCTCAGAATACTTTAACGTCAGCGCTAAAAAGATCTTCTTCTCTGCTACTGCTCCTACCCCAAGTACCATCCGTATAACAGGTGTAAACATTCAAGGGGACTCCTTGCCTTTTAAAGCACATGTAGAAATCTATAGCTTAAAAGCCCCGTCCAGACCTCTCAGGAATTCACCTCTCAGCATGGACTATGCACTTTATGATAAAAGTAGCTTTGTAAAGCTATTCCCTCATGAACCGTATCTAGACGAACTACTACCCTCAAAATGGGAGCAAGAAAAGCGGCTTGTAGAAAAAGATATTAATGACAACACTACCATAAGTCTTCCTGCATCCTTCAAAGGCGGCTATGTACGAGTAAAGATCCAAAGTCCCGGGGAGCCTGAACATATAGAAAACATTTACCTAGAAGGTACGGACTTATCTCTTTTGGACGTGAAGAAAAACAAAGAGGTGTACCGAAAAGGCGAGGTTGCAAAATTAAATTTCAATAGTTCTGCAGATGACATGGTCCTTTACATCCGCATAGAATCCGGAGAAAAACGTATAGAAGAAAAGACCTTAGCACTTAAAAACGGGAAAGCCACCTTACAGTTTCCCATCCAGTACGATTTGGATTATCACGTTCACTACTCTTATACCAAATATAACACCAGCGCTTCCGCTTCACTAAGGCTCCCTACGGCGGAAAAGAAGATAGAGATCCTACGCTCCACGTATAGGAACAAGATTAGACCGGGCGACAAAGAGACATGGACCATTACCCTCAAAGGACAAAACATAGAAGGCCTATCTGCTATGTATGATGCCTCCCTAGACGCCCTGTATAATCATCAGTGGCCAAGCAGCGGATTCAATCCCTATATTGCTATTAAACACAGATATTCCGCAATAAACTACCTGCATGGTATGACTTATACCGAACCTTTACTTCGGATTGACCTGCCAGACACGTACTATCTTAACACAGAACCTCTTACCTTTCATATATCTAGAGCACTTTTGGAATGGGCTGCACCCAGAAATAGGTACAAGCTCTTCGGTGTAGTGAATGCGCAAGCTAAAATGGATGCCGCACCTGTAGCCTTAGCGGAAGAAGCCTTGATGGATCCGGAAGAAGCTATTGAAACACCCTATATCAGGAAAAACCTGAATGAAACGGCCTTCTTTTATCCTACTTTACAAGCGGACAAAGACAGAAATTTGCAGATCTCTTTCACAGCACCGGAAAGTCTGACGGAATGGAAATGGATGAGCTATTTGCACTCCCCAGATCTGAATTGGGCTTACATGGAAGAGCGGATCAAGACCCAAAAAGAGTTGATGGTTACGCCTAATTTCCCGCGCTTCCTTCGGAACGGAGACCACCTGCGCTTGTCCGCTAAAATTGATAATCTCAGTGCGGAAAGTCTCAGAGGAGAAGCCAAAATTCTAGTAAAAGATCCCATTACTGAAAAGTTGGTTTTCTCTTTGAAACCTCTTCCTTTCCAATTAGAAAGTAATAAATCTACAGACGTAGCTTGGGAATTCGAAGTTCCAAAAGGGATAGAAGCTCTAAACATTAGCATCATAGCTGCTACCTCCACTTTCAGTGATGGAGAAGAAACCACCTTACCTGTTCTCAGCCAGAAAATCTTAGTAACAGAAGCCCTTAGCCTTTCCGTTAGAGAAGGGGATTCCAAGAGCCTGAACTTTGATAAACTCCCAAAAATCAAACCTTACAAATTAACCTTTGAATTACACGCCAATCCCCTTTGGAATGCCATCTTTGCCTTGCCCTACTTGCTGGAATACCCTTACGACTGCGCCGAACAAGTGTTCAGCAAGCTTTTTGCTAACCGCATCTCTCAGGTTCTTTTGACATCTCACCCAAGAATCAAAACCGTATTTGATCTTTGGAACAAAAACGCCTTGTCTCCCCTCCAGACGAATGAGGAGTTGAAAAACATCCTGTTAGAAGAAACCCCTTGGTTAAGAGACGGAAAAAATGAAGTAGAACAGCAAAAAAGAATAGCTCTCCTATTTGACTTGAACCGGATGAGTCAAGAACAGAATGTGGCCCTGTCCAAGTTAAAAGATCTGCAATTATCCAGTGGAGGATTCCCATGGTTTGCCGGCGGAAAAGCTAATTTCTATATCAGCTCGCATATCCTCTCCGGCCTTGGAAGCCTAAAAAAATATGAGGCTGAATTAACCGGCACAGAGCAAATCATCAAAAGCCTCATCAAATACCTGGATCGGGAAATGGAGACAGAAGATCATTACCTAAAGGCCCATTATTTCTACGCGCGAAGCTTCTTTGCTAAAGAATACCCGCTTTCATCAAAACTTGATTCCATCAAGACAAAATTTTATAGCGACTTAAAGATCAATGAACTCAGCTTACAAGGGCAAGTATTGGTAGCGCTGGCTCAAGCCAGATGGGGAGAGGTAAAAACAGCAAAAGGTATACTTGAGCTATTAAAAGAGCAAGCCGTAAACCATGAGGAGTCTGGCATGTACTGGAAAAAGAACCAGGGTGGCTGGTTCTGGTACCAAGCTCCCATAGAAACTCAAGCATTGTTGATCGAAGCCTTTGATGAGATTCTTGACGACCAACATGCCGTGGAAGCCATGAAGGTATGGTTAATCAAGTCCAAAAGAGCTCAACAATGGCCCAGTACCAAATCCACCACCCTAGCCGTAAAAGCCCTGCTCATGCACGGAAAAAGTCTCATAGGAACAGAATCAGGGGTGCTTGCCCAAATAGGAGAAGAAAAATTTGACGGCGCCTCAACCACTGCAGGATACCTTAAGAAAACGTGGAATGCAGACGAAATTAAGTCGGAAATGAGCACTTTAAAACTAGAAAAATCCAGTGCTGGGATAGCTTGGGCAAATGCCTACTGGCAGTATTTCGAAGATCGGGATAAAGTTAGTGCAGCAGCAAACGGAGTCTCTATCAAAAAAGGAATTTACCTGAAGGATAAAGGTACTAACGTCTTGAAGGAAATCACTCAAAGCAGTCCCATCAAAGTGGGAGACCAGGTGATCATTCGTCTAATCTTAGAGGTGGGTCAAGACATGGAATTTGTGCACATCAAGGATTATAGAGCCGCCGGGTTTGAACCCGTAAATGTTTTATCCTCGTACAAATACCAAAACGGAATATACTATTACGAAAGTACCCGGGATGTCGCTACACATTTCTTCGCTGATTACATTAAGAAAGGCAAGTATGTATTTGAATATGAATTGAATGCAAATAATGCCGGTTCCTATTCTAACGGCATAGCCCAACTTCAAAACATGTATGCTCCAGAGTTTAGCGCTCACTCTGAAGGTACCAGAGTTCTAATAAGATTTTGA
- a CDS encoding YqgE/AlgH family protein, translating into MKGKILIAKPYLGDPNFERAVVMVCEHSEEGAFGLVINQPTQHFLPDFFADINVSVPVGIGGPVEGNTLHFLHTRGDLLDDAIELSPGLFWSGNFEQIKDYLNMGVIKSNEIRFYLGYSGWGDKQLDEEIAEDLWVITSAEKDWIFSTDPKDIWSAALRKLGGNYKIMANSPVDPRLN; encoded by the coding sequence GTGAAAGGTAAAATTCTTATCGCCAAACCCTATCTAGGAGACCCTAATTTTGAAAGGGCAGTGGTCATGGTATGTGAACACTCTGAGGAAGGTGCTTTCGGACTGGTGATTAACCAACCTACACAGCACTTCCTTCCTGACTTTTTCGCAGACATCAATGTTTCCGTGCCCGTGGGCATAGGTGGGCCGGTAGAAGGGAACACTTTGCATTTCCTGCACACCAGAGGAGATCTATTAGATGATGCCATAGAATTGAGCCCCGGCTTATTCTGGTCCGGCAACTTCGAACAAATCAAAGATTATCTGAACATGGGCGTTATCAAGTCCAATGAAATCCGCTTTTATTTGGGCTATTCTGGATGGGGCGACAAACAGCTAGACGAAGAGATTGCGGAAGATTTATGGGTGATAACCTCAGCAGAAAAAGATTGGATCTTTTCTACAGATCCCAAGGACATTTGGAGTGCCGCTCTGCGTAAATTGGGCGGTAATTACAAGATTATGGCCAATAGCCCAGTGGATCCACGTTTGAACTAA
- a CDS encoding NAD(P)/FAD-dependent oxidoreductase, with product MIPNIPETPLKRVVIVGAGFGGLTLAQKLAKENVQVVLIDKNNYHQFQPLFYQVAMAGLEPSSISFPLRKVFQKRKNVHIRITKVREILLDKRRIRTDLGEIWYDYLVLGMGTNTNFFGMQNIIENAIPMKSISEAIYLRNRVLENFEAALSTRDQDAIAGLMTMVVVGGGPTGTEISGTLAEMKKMILPKDYPELDFDLMKIYIFESSDEILKVMSDEASVKSRQYLEELGVIVRVNERIDDYVDGYAITSTGEKIRTDNLIWSAGVIANKIEGFPQEIYTRGGRLKVNEFNQLEGFHNLFAVGDMAYMSGDPGFPEGHPQLAQPAIQQGKLLAENILKLIKGEPMKPFRYKDLGSMATIGRNKAVVDLPKWKFQGLFAWYVWMFVHLMSILGVKNKVLVFINWFWNYITYDQSLRLIIRPKLTKKVKPET from the coding sequence ATGATTCCTAATATTCCAGAAACTCCACTGAAGAGAGTGGTTATAGTAGGTGCCGGATTTGGTGGACTGACCCTAGCACAGAAGCTGGCCAAAGAAAACGTTCAGGTAGTCCTGATAGACAAGAACAACTACCACCAGTTTCAGCCCCTTTTCTATCAAGTGGCTATGGCTGGCTTAGAACCCAGCTCCATATCTTTCCCTCTAAGAAAGGTATTTCAGAAGCGAAAAAATGTACATATACGCATCACCAAGGTGCGTGAAATTCTGTTAGACAAAAGGAGAATACGCACAGATTTAGGCGAAATTTGGTACGATTACTTAGTATTAGGAATGGGTACTAACACGAATTTCTTTGGTATGCAAAATATCATTGAAAATGCCATTCCGATGAAGTCCATTTCTGAAGCCATCTACTTACGAAACCGGGTGTTAGAAAACTTTGAGGCGGCGCTTTCTACTAGAGATCAAGACGCCATTGCCGGACTAATGACCATGGTGGTAGTAGGAGGCGGTCCTACAGGTACAGAAATTTCAGGTACCCTAGCAGAAATGAAGAAGATGATCTTGCCAAAAGATTATCCTGAACTAGATTTTGATCTGATGAAGATATACATCTTCGAAAGTTCAGATGAGATTCTTAAGGTCATGTCAGACGAAGCATCCGTGAAGTCCCGTCAATACCTCGAGGAATTAGGAGTCATAGTTAGAGTAAATGAAAGAATAGATGACTACGTAGATGGCTACGCCATCACTTCTACTGGAGAAAAGATTCGTACAGATAACTTGATCTGGTCTGCAGGGGTAATCGCCAATAAGATAGAGGGATTCCCTCAAGAAATTTATACTCGAGGTGGACGCTTAAAAGTAAACGAATTCAATCAGTTAGAAGGCTTCCATAACTTATTCGCAGTGGGAGATATGGCCTATATGAGCGGTGATCCGGGTTTTCCTGAAGGGCATCCACAGTTGGCGCAACCGGCCATCCAACAGGGAAAATTATTGGCTGAGAACATCCTAAAGCTCATCAAAGGTGAGCCTATGAAGCCATTCCGATATAAGGATTTGGGGTCTATGGCTACAATAGGTAGAAACAAGGCTGTAGTAGATCTTCCCAAATGGAAATTCCAAGGACTGTTTGCCTGGTACGTGTGGATGTTTGTCCACCTTATGTCCATATTGGGTGTGAAAAATAAGGTTTTGGTCTTTATCAATTGGTTCTGGAATTACATCACCTATGACCAGTCCTTACGCCTCATCATCCGCCCTAAACTAACTAAGAAAGTAAAACCGGAGACTTAA
- a CDS encoding anhydro-N-acetylmuramic acid kinase, whose product MNKNIQKLYQISAKEERRIIGLMSGTSLDGLDIALCKYKGSGLKTEVTVERFTTVNYNEAFKAEIRKIFAKSTIDFLQLCVLHPYIAQKHAEMILSALKSWGITPEEVDVIASHGQTVYHAPKIQHQIDLYPNSTLQIGDGDHLAVATGIITLSDFRQKHCAAGGEGAPLAVYGDYLIFSQKGEDRILLNMGGIANFTYLPADLDADRVFATDTGTGNTLLDAYMQKHFGRAFDQDAQEASKGAVDIELLKALKDHSFFAAPVPKTTGPEVFNLAYLEAAQLRSNTITLSHSDVLATLCAFTADTIIACLSQSGIQPEKVFMSGGGMHNPLVVQKLKEGLPHTQFLRTDDLGIHGDAKEAVLFATLANEALAGGEISFGTKVPSVSMGKISFPH is encoded by the coding sequence ATGAATAAGAACATTCAGAAGCTTTATCAGATCTCCGCAAAGGAAGAAAGAAGAATTATAGGTTTGATGTCCGGAACCTCACTAGATGGATTAGACATCGCCCTTTGTAAATATAAAGGCAGTGGCCTAAAAACTGAGGTTACAGTAGAGCGCTTTACAACGGTAAACTACAACGAGGCCTTCAAAGCTGAGATTAGGAAGATCTTTGCTAAAAGTACTATTGACTTCCTTCAACTCTGTGTACTTCATCCCTACATAGCACAAAAGCATGCAGAAATGATTCTTTCTGCACTAAAATCTTGGGGTATCACTCCTGAAGAAGTGGATGTAATAGCCAGCCATGGACAGACGGTTTATCATGCGCCTAAGATTCAACACCAAATAGACCTTTACCCAAATTCAACTTTACAGATTGGTGATGGAGACCATCTCGCTGTAGCAACCGGAATCATTACGCTTTCTGATTTCCGACAAAAACACTGCGCTGCAGGCGGAGAAGGGGCACCTTTAGCCGTTTATGGAGATTATTTGATCTTCTCTCAAAAAGGTGAAGACAGAATTCTGCTCAATATGGGCGGGATAGCAAACTTTACTTACCTTCCGGCTGATCTGGATGCCGATAGGGTTTTTGCCACAGATACAGGCACAGGAAACACTTTGTTAGATGCTTATATGCAGAAGCATTTCGGGAGGGCTTTTGACCAAGATGCTCAGGAGGCTAGTAAAGGTGCAGTAGATATTGAGCTCTTAAAGGCTTTAAAAGATCATTCCTTTTTTGCTGCTCCTGTACCTAAAACCACCGGTCCGGAAGTGTTTAATTTAGCTTATTTGGAAGCAGCGCAGTTGCGTTCAAATACCATTACTCTTTCTCATTCTGATGTATTGGCTACCCTTTGTGCATTTACTGCAGATACCATCATAGCTTGCTTGAGTCAAAGCGGAATTCAGCCCGAAAAGGTGTTCATGAGTGGAGGCGGAATGCATAATCCTTTAGTAGTCCAAAAATTAAAAGAGGGGCTTCCCCATACTCAGTTCCTACGTACAGATGACTTGGGTATCCATGGAGACGCTAAAGAAGCCGTGCTCTTTGCTACCCTTGCTAATGAGGCTTTAGCAGGCGGAGAGATATCCTTTGGTACTAAAGTACCTTCTGTAAGTATGGGGAAAATAAGTTTCCCCCATTAA
- a CDS encoding (Fe-S)-binding protein, whose amino-acid sequence MISQIIFVLALGLTAFYVSKRVMLIRKSILLGKAEDRTDQPAERFKNMLLLAFGQKKMFNRPVVGILHLLVYVGFILINIELLEIVIDGALGTHRVFAGFLGSFYHFVINFFEVLAFGVLAACVIFLIRRNIVKVERLQASRHVEMKGWASLDANIILCLEILLMSAFLTMNAADSILQTRGLGHFAEVQTGSFAISQYLVPLLHSSSDGALIFVERFTWWFHILGILFFTIYLTYSKHLHIVLAFPNTYFADLEPKGKMQNMPAVAEEVKIMLGLSQAPETPAEIGGFGAKDVYDLSWKSLMDAYTCTECGRCTSSCPANITGKALSPRKIMTDTRDRLEEIQRGWAQHGPEFKDEKSLLGDYITDEEILACTSCNACVQECPVMISPLNIILELRRFRVMEESKAPQSWNMMFQNLETSMSPWKFSPDQRMDWNR is encoded by the coding sequence ATGATCTCTCAGATTATCTTTGTTTTAGCTCTAGGATTGACGGCATTCTATGTGTCGAAAAGAGTTATGCTTATCCGGAAATCTATTCTTCTCGGAAAAGCAGAGGACAGGACGGACCAACCGGCAGAAAGATTCAAGAATATGCTTCTCCTGGCATTTGGACAGAAAAAAATGTTCAATAGGCCCGTAGTAGGAATCCTGCACTTGTTGGTTTACGTGGGATTTATTCTGATCAACATAGAACTTTTAGAGATCGTCATAGATGGAGCATTAGGCACGCATCGTGTATTTGCTGGTTTCTTAGGTAGCTTCTATCACTTTGTGATTAATTTCTTTGAAGTACTTGCTTTTGGCGTACTAGCTGCCTGTGTGATCTTCTTGATCAGAAGAAATATTGTTAAAGTAGAGCGACTACAGGCTTCCCGCCACGTGGAGATGAAAGGATGGGCTTCATTAGATGCAAATATCATCCTTTGTCTTGAAATCCTGCTGATGAGTGCATTTCTAACCATGAATGCAGCGGATTCTATCCTTCAAACACGAGGACTAGGCCACTTTGCAGAAGTTCAAACAGGATCTTTTGCCATAAGTCAGTACCTTGTCCCACTACTTCATTCTAGCTCAGATGGAGCACTTATCTTTGTAGAGAGATTTACCTGGTGGTTCCACATCCTGGGCATCTTGTTCTTTACTATCTATTTGACCTATTCCAAGCACTTGCATATTGTTCTTGCCTTCCCGAATACTTATTTCGCAGACTTGGAACCGAAGGGCAAAATGCAGAATATGCCTGCGGTAGCAGAAGAAGTAAAGATCATGTTAGGTTTAAGCCAAGCTCCCGAAACTCCTGCTGAGATAGGTGGATTTGGGGCAAAAGATGTGTATGACCTATCGTGGAAGAGTTTGATGGATGCCTATACTTGTACAGAATGCGGTAGATGTACGTCGTCCTGTCCGGCAAACATTACAGGAAAGGCCCTTTCACCTAGAAAGATCATGACAGATACCAGGGATAGATTGGAAGAAATCCAAAGGGGTTGGGCTCAACATGGTCCGGAATTTAAGGATGAGAAGTCGCTTTTGGGTGATTACATCACTGACGAGGAGATCCTGGCTTGTACCTCTTGCAATGCTTGTGTTCAGGAATGTCCGGTGATGATCAGTCCATTAAACATTATTTTGGAACTCAGAAGATTCCGTGTGATGGAAGAGAGCAAAGCTCCGCAAAGTTGGAATATGATGTTCCAAAACCTGGAAACCTCTATGTCTCCATGGAAGTTCTCGCCTGATCAACGTATGGATTGGAACCGATAG